A window of the bacterium genome harbors these coding sequences:
- a CDS encoding MBL fold metallo-hydrolase, with protein MNSALRMVVLVENRSERKELVAEHGLAIWMAYQDKQLLFDTGQTTGLLANASHLGIDLNRLDAVVLSHGHYDHTGGLDGVLQMARKARVFLHPKAMKIRYSFKNGGKARSIGMPAEGLSALRENKECVVFLNTPQMLFPGVWMTGPVKRQTEFESGEPDYCMDTEGKHFDLFEDDQALVCESAVGLVVVLGCAHSGVVNTLLQVKEQFPDKPIHTVVGGMHLQHAGAGRIENTLKALQAMNVHQIFPGHCTGPEMERVLSERYQEKCRTLFSGMEIIL; from the coding sequence ATGAATTCCGCGTTGCGTATGGTTGTACTGGTGGAAAATCGTTCCGAACGGAAAGAGCTGGTAGCGGAACATGGACTGGCAATTTGGATGGCGTATCAAGATAAACAACTGCTTTTTGATACGGGTCAGACCACAGGCTTGTTGGCCAATGCAAGCCACCTGGGTATTGATTTGAACCGGTTGGATGCGGTGGTGTTGAGTCACGGACATTATGACCATACCGGTGGTTTGGACGGTGTGCTGCAGATGGCAAGGAAAGCCCGCGTTTTTTTACATCCCAAGGCGATGAAAATTCGGTATAGTTTTAAAAACGGTGGAAAAGCCCGGAGCATTGGTATGCCGGCTGAGGGCTTGTCCGCGTTGCGTGAAAATAAGGAGTGTGTTGTTTTTTTGAACACACCGCAAATGCTGTTTCCGGGCGTATGGATGACAGGGCCGGTTAAACGCCAAACGGAATTTGAAAGCGGTGAGCCTGACTATTGCATGGATACGGAGGGTAAACATTTCGATCTTTTTGAGGATGATCAGGCGTTGGTCTGTGAAAGCGCGGTTGGATTGGTGGTTGTGTTGGGCTGTGCGCATAGCGGCGTTGTCAATACACTTTTACAAGTCAAAGAACAATTTCCGGACAAACCGATTCACACAGTGGTGGGGGGCATGCATCTTCAGCATGCCGGCGCAGGGAGAATTGAAAATACACTGAAGGCATTGCAGGCAATGAATGTCCATCAGATCTTTCCAGGTCATTGCACCGGTCCTGAAATGGAGCGTGTGCTGTCGGAGAGATATCAGGAAAAATGCCGGACATTATTTTCAGGTATGGAAATTATTCTCTGA
- a CDS encoding PaaI family thioesterase, producing the protein MTIDTAQQKIRNFKNQEHARCIICGADRKPEGFGLEFKVRGDQSVEAEFVCDEYYTGYAGRLHGGVVASLLDGAMTTCLAAWGIIAVTAELNVRFKKPVHTHQTVIVRAYLDQATSLIYYMKSELLHDGEVRVSAKGKFVEQKQFQVHKEREV; encoded by the coding sequence GTGACCATTGATACGGCGCAACAAAAAATTCGGAATTTTAAAAATCAGGAACATGCCCGGTGTATTATTTGCGGAGCGGATCGAAAACCGGAAGGGTTCGGTCTGGAATTTAAAGTCCGTGGAGACCAATCCGTGGAAGCTGAGTTTGTTTGTGATGAGTATTATACCGGATATGCCGGACGACTGCATGGCGGGGTGGTGGCATCGCTTTTAGACGGCGCGATGACCACTTGTTTGGCTGCCTGGGGTATTATTGCAGTGACAGCGGAGCTGAATGTGCGTTTTAAAAAACCGGTGCATACGCATCAAACCGTGATTGTTCGCGCATATCTTGATCAGGCAACATCTTTGATCTATTATATGAAATCAGAATTACTGCATGATGGTGAGGTGAGGGTCTCAGCCAAGGGTAAATTTGTTGAACAAAAACAATTTCAGGTGCACAAGGAGCGCGAAGTATGA
- a CDS encoding NifB/NifX family molybdenum-iron cluster-binding protein has protein sequence MKIAIPLAQGKLTSHFGHCEVFAVLDVDEAKKCISSKEQLAPPAHEPGVLPAWLHELGVDVIIAGGMGNRAQTLFVEKGIKVVVGAPPETPEDLVMQYLDQTLRTGANYCDH, from the coding sequence ATGAAAATAGCAATTCCTTTGGCACAGGGAAAATTAACCAGTCATTTTGGGCATTGTGAGGTATTTGCCGTTTTGGATGTTGATGAAGCGAAGAAATGTATTTCTTCAAAAGAGCAGTTGGCGCCACCGGCGCATGAACCGGGTGTGCTGCCCGCCTGGCTGCATGAATTGGGTGTGGATGTTATCATTGCAGGCGGTATGGGCAACCGGGCGCAAACTTTGTTTGTCGAAAAAGGGATCAAGGTTGTGGTGGGTGCACCACCGGAAACACCGGAAGATCTGGTGATGCAGTATTTGGACCAGACGCTTCGCACCGGCGCAAATTACTGTGACCATTGA
- a CDS encoding Mrp/NBP35 family ATP-binding protein → MKADEKTASECETCESETCSAKQMKPGEDQKIFDDRQKIKQRLCRIKHKIVVLSGKGGVGKSTVAVNTAFALARAGYRVGLMDADIHGPSIPTMLNLSKERVTSNGVDIEPVSVGPLKVVSIGFFLPHPDDPVIWRGPMKMGVIQQFLRDVVWDDLDYLIIDAPPGTGDEPLTICQSIDDLAGAIIVTTPQEVALAAVRKSVNFCKQANVKILGVVENMSGWACEKCGHPMALFPEGGGEKMATAMGVPFMGRLPLEPVIAHCGDAGEVFVGKYAGTVAGKAFTEIIQPLLGLAETKER, encoded by the coding sequence ATGAAAGCAGATGAAAAAACAGCGAGTGAATGTGAAACCTGTGAGTCAGAAACATGTAGTGCCAAGCAAATGAAGCCGGGTGAAGATCAAAAAATATTTGATGACCGGCAAAAAATTAAGCAACGACTCTGCCGGATTAAGCATAAAATTGTGGTGTTGTCCGGGAAAGGCGGGGTTGGGAAAAGTACGGTGGCAGTGAATACCGCTTTTGCATTGGCACGTGCCGGGTATCGTGTCGGTTTGATGGATGCGGATATTCATGGTCCCAGTATTCCCACTATGCTCAATCTAAGTAAAGAACGGGTCACATCAAATGGTGTTGATATTGAACCTGTTTCTGTAGGACCGCTCAAGGTGGTTTCCATAGGATTTTTTCTTCCGCATCCTGATGATCCGGTGATTTGGCGCGGTCCCATGAAAATGGGGGTTATTCAACAGTTTTTACGTGATGTGGTCTGGGATGATCTTGATTATCTTATTATTGATGCCCCCCCGGGTACTGGGGATGAACCATTGACAATTTGTCAATCCATTGATGATTTGGCAGGTGCGATTATTGTGACCACGCCCCAGGAGGTTGCTTTGGCGGCAGTGCGGAAGTCGGTTAATTTTTGTAAACAGGCCAATGTCAAGATTCTGGGTGTGGTTGAAAATATGAGCGGGTGGGCTTGTGAAAAATGTGGACATCCGATGGCGTTGTTCCCGGAAGGCGGCGGAGAAAAAATGGCGACAGCCATGGGCGTGCCGTTTATGGGCAGGCTTCCCCTTGAGCCGGTCATCGCACACTGTGGTGATGCCGGTGAGGTCTTTGTCGGGAAGTATGCCGGCACCGTCGCCGGTAAGGCATTTACGGAAATAATTCAGCCCCTGCTGGGGTTGGCAGAAACTAAAGAGAGGTGA
- a CDS encoding ATP-binding protein, translating into MKELVVISGKGGTGKTSLVASFAALAGRVVLADCDVDAADLHLVLDPENIKQEDFSGGGRAEVIPEKCSACGKCLEVCRFDAVSFDGPRTSQAERTFRVDPISCEGCGVCAYYCPEKAIRFEPVKNGEWFISHTRFGTLVHARLGIAEENSGKLVSLIRKEAKRIAQEQQQDLILIDGSPGIGCPVIASLTGAQQVLIVTEPTQSGLHDLKRVFELTRHFQSQTYVCVNKWDLNPGMTKEIQDFCNANQGIWAGRIRYDKAVVKAQLARRTLPEITSAGIVEDIQGVWKIMKEQMQ; encoded by the coding sequence ATGAAAGAACTTGTGGTGATTAGCGGTAAAGGCGGTACAGGTAAGACATCATTGGTAGCTTCGTTTGCTGCATTGGCCGGCAGGGTTGTGCTGGCGGATTGTGATGTGGATGCCGCAGATCTGCATCTGGTTTTGGATCCTGAAAATATCAAGCAGGAAGATTTCAGCGGCGGCGGCCGGGCGGAAGTCATTCCGGAAAAATGTTCAGCTTGCGGTAAGTGTTTGGAAGTCTGCCGGTTTGACGCGGTCTCCTTTGACGGACCCCGGACTTCGCAGGCGGAGAGGACTTTTCGGGTGGACCCGATCAGTTGTGAGGGATGCGGGGTATGTGCCTATTATTGTCCGGAAAAAGCGATTCGCTTTGAACCGGTAAAAAACGGAGAGTGGTTTATATCTCATACTCGTTTTGGAACGCTGGTGCATGCCAGGTTGGGAATCGCGGAAGAAAATTCCGGGAAATTGGTAAGTTTGATTAGAAAAGAAGCCAAACGTATTGCGCAAGAGCAGCAGCAGGACCTGATTTTAATCGACGGATCGCCTGGGATTGGATGCCCGGTGATCGCATCGCTTACCGGAGCGCAGCAGGTCCTGATTGTGACCGAACCTACGCAAAGCGGATTGCATGACCTGAAAAGAGTTTTTGAACTTACGCGCCATTTTCAATCCCAGACGTATGTTTGTGTCAATAAATGGGACTTGAATCCCGGTATGACAAAAGAAATACAGGATTTTTGCAATGCCAACCAGGGTATTTGGGCCGGACGTATACGGTATGATAAAGCGGTTGTAAAAGCGCAATTGGCACGACGTACCCTGCCGGAAATAACCAGTGCGGGTATCGTAGAAGACATTCAGGGCGTATGGAAAATCATGAAGGAGCAGATGCAATGA